The sequence GGCATCGTTGTCAGATTCTGCAAAGGAATCTGCTTCATTGAGATCTAAAAAGGAAGGTCGGACTTCCCACTTCAGAGACTGTTGTTCAGGAAGTATGTATGGTTTGAGGAGCATGTTGGTAGAGGGGCTTAATCCTAGGTTAATGTATTGAGTTCAACCGTGTCTGTTGACTCTCTTACTCTAGCTGACTATTCTTCAGTTCCTTCGGTTTTCTTTCAATTCCTCCAACACACCATGCACTTTTTCATCTTAAGACCTTTTGGAGGTACTAGTCTCCTTCCCTGAAATATTGGTCCTCTTCCCTTTTTCTGTGATTGGCACCAGTTCAGGTCTTGGCTTTGTTGTGACCTCTGCTGAGATGTTCCTTGGAAGCTTATCAGAAGTGATCCTCTCCATTGTTGgtgtatattttcctcttttgagTCTTATATCATATTTTGGAATTAGGCATTGATTTTTCACTGTACTTGTTTATTGTCACTCTCCCCCACTAGTTATGATTCCACAAGGGAAGGATTTGTGTCTGTTTAATTCATTGTGTCTGGCTACCCCTAACATAGTACCTCAAACAGGTAGTGGCCTTGTAAATATTGTTGCATGGATCCGTGAAAGAACGTTTCCTGACtgagctgttttgttttcttcaaagtaATCAATCtttgagaaacagaagagaggaacacagaaggagaagaataaaaaaccacagcttaaaaaaaaaaaaaaattgagggcaGCATCTTCCTGGAAGTGTCACATGGTCAGTAAgcttgcattttttattatattataaataacatcttcagtatatttaggaataaacatGCCTACATTTATGGTTTTTTGGGTATAGATCTTGTTAAGGTGTTTTTGGTTATGatcccagttttattttccttactgaCTCAATCAAGAGGGTTTTAAACCATGATTGAGTATGAAGGGGAGAGAGTCCTAATAAGaaggaatggaaaataaaaatcataatccTTTTTCTCAAGACGTTTACAATCACACGGCAAACTCTTGGGTAAATAACAACCTTTAATCTACAGCAGAGTCAGGGAGGTTGTAACGGGATAAAAGAGTCACAACAGCCAATGAGTAAAAATGAAGAAGCGAATTAGAGCTACCTACCAACGAAATAGGTTGGCTTCTTAGGTAGTGTGCTCTCAGAGTATTTAAGGAgagtgtttaaatatttttataggaggcatttcttcctttgtaagAAGATTGGACATGGTCTTTCAGTTCCAATTTTAAGACTGAATTAAATAACAGCAAAGAAACATACTTGGTCTTTAAAGAATGAGTGGCGTTTATATGAATGGATGGGGGAAGGActccccttctttttcctcttgagaTATGTCAAggacaaaaaaagttttttgtttgtttgtaaataCTTGTAGTCTAACAAAAACGAAGCTTTCTTGTAAGAAGAGTCAGAAATAATGACACAAAATGCTTTTCTTAGGTCTTTTTTTGAAAGGTTATCAAAGGAAGGTTTGATTATGTCAGAAACCTAAAAGGAGGTAGGCTACAGCAATGGCATTAAGGTATAGTAAAGTGTAGTTGATTTTTGGCACTATagtatttaattcctttttgaaACAGCAGCATAATTGCActtgaatttttatgttttaaacgAGAACCGTAAAGCCAGCTGAGACTTAGTGCTAGGGAAGGCTTACTAGCTCTGATAACCTCCTGCATAGCAATTCGAAAGCATAAGCAATTCAGCTTTTGGCTTAGTAAATGATGTATTTTGTTACTCCATGTAAGAGTTAAATAGTTAAGAGTTAAATAGTGCAGCTGGTCAATCCTTAAATCAGCTGGTCATCCTTAAGAACAGGTCGGTCAACTGTTAAATCCTTAaatccccttttcctttttttctttttaaatttttgaatttattttatttttttaagatttatttatttatttatttgacagacagagatcacaagtaggcagagaggcaggcggagagagagattggaggaagcaggctccccgctgagcagagagccggcatggggctcaatccccatgaccctgggatcatgacctaagcctaaggcagaggctttaacctactgagccactgaggcgccccagatttttgaatttattttagagagagtgtgcatgcattctgagtggggagtggggagaaggaaggagatagATAGAATCAGAAAtagactccacgctgagcccTGAGCCAGTCATCGCAGAGGCTTTGGTCTCACCACCTCGAGTTCAtgcctgagctgaaaacaagagtcagacgtACTTAGCTGACAgacccccaggcatccctttcttttccttacacctttttttttaaagtttttacttatttatttgacagagtgagagtgagagagacagagagggaacacaagcagtgggagcagcggagggagagggagaagcaggcttctggctgagtagggagcccaatgtgggacttgatcttaggaccctgggaccatgacctgagcggaaggcagaggcttaatgactgagccacccaggtgcccctcttttccttATTCTTGACCAGGCTGTCTTCTGTTGGTCTTCtacattttaattgaattatcaTATTTCTTAGAAAAGATCTCAGAAAAGTAAATTTATGTGTTTCCCGTTTTTATCCTGCTATTGCAAACTAGTACCCATTTGCATGTTGAAGCTTTGTTTTGATATATTCTAAGAAAATCTCATTTGAATGtggaaacattaagaaaaataattttatggttACAGTATGCATGTAATTGTACAGTGATCTGACTTTTAATACCACAATCTGAAATAATTTTGCAtttacgtgttttttttttttttacagtgatgTGCTTTCTGAAATTCTGAACCATGAGTTTAGCACTTAATGATCTGCTTATTTGCTGCCGTCAACTAGAACATGATAGAGCTACAGAACGAAGGGTAGTAAATTACTGAAACTTAATCTTTTCTTGAAGTTAGTGTGTGATTGGCAACCCATTactgtgttctttttcattttcagaaagaagTTGAGAAATTTAAGCGCCTGATTCGGGATCCTGAAACTGTTCAACATTTAGATCGACATTCAGATTCCAAACAAAGCAAATACTTGAATTGGGATGCTGTTTTTCGGtactccattcattttttttactgtctttattttcctctttcatttttttttttttcttttaagattttatttgacagagatcacaagtaggcagaggggcaggcagagagagaaggggaagcaggctccctggtgagcagagagccggatgtggggctcgatcccaggaccccacgatcatgacctgagctgaaggcagaggctttaacccactgagctacctaggcacccctctttcattcttatttgttgtgatatttttgtatatgtagaTCTTACTTATCTTTGCTTTCTGTATACTGTTGTGCCTTGCATGTAAAGTTGGTGCTTAATATTTGTctgaaacatgatttttaaaggatGTTCCTATAGAAAAAGTTACAGTTTTTAAGACATTTGTTCAATGAAACTTCTTAGATCTCACTCAAGATTAAAGAGGATTCCTTTCATATTAGTTCAttcaagactttattttagaAGAAGACTTTATTTCAAATTGGAGAATAAATTAAGTTATAAGTGCTTTATTATTACTTTCACACCTTTAAATATTCCTCTGAATAATTGCTACATATTAAAttgtaattaagaaaacaattacagAATAATTTCTGTAGGAATGCAGTTAAAAACATCTGGCTTTGGAAAGACAATTGATTGCTGGACTGGAGTGCCAAATAGAATTGATGCCTTTTTTACACTGAGACATAATTTTCAACTCTGAAGTCCGTTTGTAACTAGGAATAGGTTGTAAAACttgggaaaaatgaataaaatattttaaactaatgtAGAATAGTGGGAAGCTCGAAATAACATTTTCAGCCAAGGGgaaagtatatttatttgttcttaagTGTTTAGAACTTTTGTTTTTACCACTTACTTGGTATTGGATGGACTTACAGATTTCAGTGcagataacataaaaaaatgcatgtttcttttctctggttACTTAGTTCATTTCAAATACCACAAAAATGGTTCCTACCTAAAGATGAGTATTATTTTGCATAAGAAAATCAGGTAGGTCCAGTAGGCACCTGGCACTTCCAACAAATCAGGAATATCTTCTAGGCAGACTTCAttcaaaaggtagaaacattGCCACCTACCTGGGAAAGGTTTGGGTTGTGTACAAAATAACaagtaagagagaaaggagagctcAGTAGCATTGTAagcttttaataataaaatgaaaaaacaagtagTAAAGCAACAGAAAATCATGGAGGTTGCAGTTTAGAACTTTGTGGAACACACTTTAAATTGGTATTGAgccttgaaagagaaaatgatttttttagccGGTACACTGATGGCCGTGTGGCGGCTTCAGAGATTCTCTTTGTGATGGCGTAAAGGGTTTTTCCACACTGCTGTAATAATTCAAGCATTTAataattctgaattctgaatttaataattctgaaatttcactttgttttcctggagatttttacagaaatatgttcagaaagaaacagaatgtcTGAGAACAGCGAAACCAAGCGTGTCAGCCTCAACACAAGCCACTAGGCAGAAAAAGATGCAAGAAATCAGTAGTTTGGTCAAGTACTTCATCAAATGTGCAAATAAAAGTAAGTGctgttatttattataaagagcTGGTTTCAAAGGTCACTCTTGCATCATTTTGGTCGGAATATGGAGCGGTAAACGTTTAGTGCTAACTCTAATTTGGGGTACATgtaatggtttttaatatatgatCGGTTCAAATATTTGGAGGAATTTATGCAAGCATAGAGTGATAGTCTCCACGTTGGAAGGATTAAAAATTAGTATTCCAACTGCCCATTCTTCTTGGATCCCCTCTATTTGTTCCTAGCACTTAGGTAGCCCTAGTGATGGGACATAccttttaagctttttttccctatctttgAATAGCCTTAATTAGTGGTGAAACCTGTCTCCCTTTTTTATTGCTTCTCCCTTTTGAGATAATATAGAAAAATCCTGATTAATTTTTTCAGAATGATATCTTTTGAGATACCCGAAGTTAGCTTTGACATTTCCTTTCAGTCGTTGTCTCTAACCTAAATAGAGTACTTTATTCAGCTCATTTGACCCTAGTTTTTGTGTCACTTGCTTCTGAATTTTCTTCAGTTTAATTATATCTCAAAGTGTAGGACTTAATCATAGCCATATTCTGATTGGTACAGAGTGGAGCAGGACTTGTATATCTTTTATTCTGTACTTTTACTAATTCATTTTGAGAttacattagcttttttttttttaaaagatttttatttatttatttgacagagactgatcacaagtaggcagagaggcaggcagagagagagagaaagggaagcaggctccctgctgagcagagagcccaatgtgggacctgatcccaggaccctgagatcatgacctgagccaaaggcagcggtttaacccactgagccacccaggtgcacttaCATTAGCTTTCTTGGCAATCAGAACCCACTATGCCCAgtattgattaaataaaaaaatgaccaGTGGTTTTTTGCTCCTCATGAACCATGTATTTCCCACTTTGAATGGGGGCCATCGTTGTCTTCAAGAGTTGATATTTTTGACCCAAAGTGCCAGATAGCATAGGCCTATGTAAGGAAAGGGGCCTCTTACAATGTTGAAACCTAGAAGTAGAAATGTTTGCTTAGGGACTCTTGGGCTCAGACTTTGTTACTATTCACACACAAAGATGTGGCTTTTTGATTTCAGGTTTAGTTTGGGAATCAGAAAAGCCATTGAATCACTATTTTGGGCACCCGGAAGTACTGTAACACCGTATGGTAACTATACTGGCATTGAAGTGAAAGActtaataagataaaaagaatgagaaaagccCAATGTCGGTAAACATTATTAAGTAGAAGGATATAGATGGCTCGTGAATACTGTCTCGGAATGGTGGTAGAGATTTAAGTCTAAAAAGCAGTGGTTTAGCAGAAGTTTGGTTTTCCAGCTCTGAGGTTGCAGTTTGTGTGGATCGTGGCAAGCCTGTGACAAGGACTCCAGCACATGCAGAGGAAAGCTACACAGAAATACTGTGCACCGGCTTTTGCCCTGAATGATAGCcctgcatttattaaaatttgttccCTTGGCTGCTAACATTGGGTTAACCTATTTTAATTTGTACTTATAGAGTTACTGAGAGAAAGATATCTGGGCCCATTTTTGCCCACTAGAAAAGTTTGCAGGGTATAATTTCGCTTTACGATGAAAAAACCTTCAGTCACAAAATTAACAGTATTGGAAAATACACTTGGAAAATGTGTGAAAGTATCACTGTGTTGGGTTACAGGAATAAGTAGATGAAATTATCAGAAAGATTATTTAAATGGTTGAaagtctgtgtttttatttgaggcttccttttctttctagtttgaCTTTATTTAAGTGAAGCATCTTTATTCTCCGAACAAAACCAGAGCACTACTGTTATGTCTTCTCACTTTGTGTTTTTCAAAGAGTTGGGGAGTTGATGGGAATTGAAACACATGTCCAGACTTAGCGTTGGTATTCAAGGTCTTATGAATGAGGCAGAGATTCGAAaaggagagtggggaagggagcaATAAGCACCtgtccttcattcattcttttatgtagTCGATTGTCTGCTCTGCACGTCATGTGGGCGGGGCGTGGAGGATAGATTTTACCCAGCTTGGTAAAATGCGAAGTTTTATGAGGGTCCTTAAATTCTCCTTAGTCAACTTAGTTGTCCTTTGGAGGTGGGTTTCCCCAGAAAAAGAACTTCAGTGTAATTCTTGAAACCTTTCTCAAATTTGGTGGAGGAAGGAAATTTGTTGAGATTAAGGCCCCAGGGAAATATGATTTCATCATGACATGAATTTATGTAGTTAATAAATGTTTACCAAGCAAATATTATTTAGTACAGTTACCGGGCTGTGTTGCCATATAGAGATGAAGTAATTCCTTAGGGTTGTTATCATATAGTAGATGTTACAGTTAAGAGATGGTTACAGGACTGTAAGAGGGAGGGGCCGCAGGGTGTCACAGTAGAGGAACTTGTGATCATGCAATTCGTCACTGGTGCAGTGCCTGAGAGTGTGGTATAAACCAAGTAAAAATGATAAACAGTTGTGTCAGTATTTATTTACTGTAGTTTGATAAGAAAATGCTAAACTCCTCATAAGAAAGTGCTAAATTAGAATATAATCAGATATATATATGACTTGTGGTCTGTTCATAGCTTATAACAAAAAGTTATATGCCATTTTAAGATTGTTAATattgagggcatctgggtggctcagtgggttaagcagctgccttcggctcaggtcatgatctcagggtcttgggatcgagtcccacattgggctctctgctcagcagagagtctgcttccctctctctctctttctctttctgcctgcctctctgcctacttgtgatctctctctgtcaaataaataaataaaaatctttttttttttttttaagattttatttatttatcagagagagggggtagagagcgagcacaggcagacagaatggcaggcagaggcagagggagaagcaggctccctgctgagcaaggagcctgatgcgggactcaatcccaggacgctgggatcatgacctgagccgaaggcagctgcttaaccaactgagccacccaggcatccctaaataaataaaaatcttaaaaaaaaaaaaaagattgttaatattgaaatatagtaaaatattagCTGTGACATCGATGTgatttgctgaaaataaaaaacagtttttaaatgtcattttgttGCATTCTAAAATATGCCCATTAATACTGAAATTTTGGGAGGCcagggggcttgggtggctcagtgggttaagcctctgccttgggctcaggtcatgatctcagggtcctgggatcaagccccgcattgggctctctgctcacctgggagcctgcttccccctccctctctgcctacttgtgatctctctctgtctgtcaaaaaaataaataaaatcttaattttaggATCTCTAATATTTAGGACTCTTAATTTTAGgacctctaataaataaaactgaaaatattagaGCCTTACATATTTATATGCCACAAATGCTTTTGTACAATATGAAAGTAACTTGGTTTTCAAAGCCCAATATTCTccttacaatcttttttttttttttttttttcaagattatttatttatttgagagaaagagtgcataggttgggggcaaagggagagggtcaagcagactccctgctgagcaggaccccaggatcataacctgagctgaaagcaggtgcttaagtgacagccacctaggcgccccatccTTCTTACAATCTTTGGTTATTCTAATGAGTTAATTTTTCGTAAAAGTTACcaagaaactggatcattttaGGTCTAGTGCCAGAAACTGTGAATTATTAAGGACGGGGCGGATGATTGTTTTTGCTATATATTCCTATAGGGATCAGCAGACTTCTTTTGTAAAGTGACCAGTCGATGTTTTTGACTTTGTAGGCTATACAGTTTCTGTGTCAGTTAGTCAGCTCTGCTGTTGTAGCATGAAAGTAGCCTTAGATAGTATGTAAATGAACGGTCATGGCTGTGACCCAGGAAAGTTTTAGTTCTCAAAACAGGCAGCTAGGAGCATTTTGCCCACAGGTCCCAGTTTGCTAATTCCTGCTCTGTGACAAAGAGATTAGTTCATAGTAATGTCCCATATGGAATCATTCATATAGCTGCAATTCCAAGTGTTCCTGTGTTTCTTaagatttatatgtttttatttgtttatttttcaatagGAGCACCCAGACTGAAATGTCAAGAACTCTTGAATTATATCATGGATACAGTGAAAGATTCATCTAATGGTTCCGTTTATGGAGCAGATTGTAGCAACATTCTGCTCAAGGACATTCTCTCAGTGAGGAAATACTGGTGTGAAATATCTCAGCAACAGTGGCTAGGTATGTTTTGTGaagtttatttgtaaatttttttctgtgaaatgaaatGTCACCAAAAGATCGGTCAGAATCTTGATCCCCCAGGTGACCTTGCAGTTTAACAGTATCTtagtaaaattaaatacttacaGAATCCAGCCCTTAGTTTTCTTTATTATGAACTTCCTAAGTGATTGTCTCTATGAGAACTGGAACATCACTGTTGAAAGAAGCCATCCCTGTCCTCGAGTCCTTCATAGGCCAGTGGCAGAAAAATCAAGTGAACCAAAGATTACAGTGCACCATAACATAGATACGTTTGGGCGCAGTGAGTTCCCAGATCAGTGACACCTAAACCTCAccatgattaaaagaaaaagaagaaaacctagaAGGAGAGGTGTCATGAAAGTGAAAGCAGCAGAGTTTCAGGCTGGAAGGGATATGACGTTTTAAGTGTGGTAGAAATGCTAAAACACAAAAGCATGCATTGGATTAGGCAGTTAGCAGGTCACTTGTAAggtaaaaaatagtaaaaaggatCTATAGGGCCCAGGGACTGCAACATAAGTAGAGTGGGTGTTGGAGGAATCTAGTGTTTTCGATTTCTAGGTGAAAAGTTCTGAGAGaccaaaaaggaaggaagttgtGATCAGAGACAAACATTTGAGTTTATGAATTTCAGAGGTGGAGCCTTTCTCTGAGTGGGTTCAGTGGGTTTGGCTTTAATGAAGTGACTCGAAGCCATATGTCCAAGTCTTTTAATACAACCACCACTGAAAATCTAGAAACTCTGTGTTTTTCGTGGAAAGTATTTAAGATAAATTTTGCcaattaaatgaaaagacatttgtcTGTATTGTTTATTGTGAATTTCTCTTATCAAAAAAGACACTTGTGGATGGTAAAACTGTGACCTTATCAGTGCCCTGCACTATATTCTAATGTTCCCATATGAATGAAAGCCTTTTTAGCTTTGAGTGTTAATTTCTGAGGTGTTATCTCAGGCCTTTGTTCTTGTCCGAGCATGAGGGAGGCTGCGTCCCAAACTTGATCCTCAAAACAATAGGAGAATAGGTTAGTGATATCCAGGATGCTCGGACACGTTTCTCACCACTGTGGTCCATCCTAAGTATTCAGGAGGTTTGCGTAGTTTAGATTAGTACTTCTAACCACGGGTCTCACTGAAACAAAGAGAATCCTTGCTGTAGTCTCCTTACTGTGTCTGACCTGTTCTCTGAAATCCTCTTTATTTTTGAGCATATTACTGTCATCTCTCATAATTTGGCCTTTTGgttgaattatttttctagttaGCTCCCTTCTCTCAAACTTCACTCCCCACAGAGGACTATACTCAAGAAGTGGAGTTTATGTTCACAATATATCTTTGGTAGAGGTGTTGATGGAGCCCACAGTTAGAGATAAGGTAGTCTAGAGGGAGAGTTTGGAGTGAGATGAGAAGATTCCCTGAGGCCAAGCCAGCATTTTCAGATCA comes from Mustela erminea isolate mMusErm1 chromosome 9, mMusErm1.Pri, whole genome shotgun sequence and encodes:
- the ATM gene encoding serine-protein kinase ATM isoform X8 → MSLALNDLLICCRQLEHDRATERRKEVEKFKRLIRDPETVQHLDRHSDSKQSKYLNWDAVFRFLQKYVQKETECLRTAKPSVSASTQATRQKKMQEISSLVKYFIKCANKRAPRLKCQELLNYIMDTVKDSSNGSVYGADCSNILLKDILSVRKYWCEISQQQWLVFQQQGASREDASAPEKSCFVCSVAQIFFVSESFWN
- the ATM gene encoding serine-protein kinase ATM isoform X7 codes for the protein MSLALNDLLICCRQLEHDRATERRKEVEKFKRLIRDPETVQHLDRHSDSKQSKYLNWDAVFRFLQKYVQKETECLRTAKPSVSASTQATRQKKMQEISSLVKYFIKCANKRAPRLKCQELLNYIMDTVKDSSNGSVYGADCSNILLKDILSVRKYWCEISQQQWLELFSVYFSLYLKPAQDINRVLVARIIHAVTKGCCSQTDGLNSKFLDFFSKAIQHASVSAAGSE